In a single window of the Caproicibacterium sp. BJN0003 genome:
- the bioB gene encoding biotin synthase BioB has translation MELIYSLKNRLLSGGSEVCRKEALELIGAPLEELTSAARELQQKLCGTSFHLCTIINGKSGRCSEDCAYCAQSCRFHTGADIYGVLPPEEMAKSALNNYQQGIRRFSIVTSGRALTDQEVDEVCEGFSAIRKSCPIGLCSSNGLLTLPQLKKLKAAGVTRYHCNLETSRRFFPSICSTHTYDEKLQTLRWAKEAGLQLCSGGILGMGETMEDRIDMALTLRELGVDSVPMNVLNPIPGTPLENCPALPYDEIRRTAAIFRFLLPKKQIRMAGGRALFPDKGLALMESGLNAAISGDMLTTYGISPKDDFSLAEKAGYHTILS, from the coding sequence ATGGAACTAATTTACAGTTTAAAAAACCGTCTTTTAAGCGGTGGCTCAGAAGTCTGCCGCAAAGAGGCATTGGAATTAATAGGAGCTCCTTTAGAGGAACTTACAAGTGCTGCAAGAGAGCTGCAACAAAAGCTTTGCGGGACTTCTTTTCACCTTTGCACCATTATCAATGGGAAAAGTGGACGCTGCAGCGAAGACTGCGCTTACTGTGCACAGTCCTGTCGTTTTCATACAGGTGCCGACATCTACGGTGTTCTTCCGCCGGAGGAGATGGCTAAAAGTGCTCTCAATAATTATCAGCAGGGAATCCGCCGCTTTTCCATCGTTACCTCCGGCCGAGCGCTCACCGATCAAGAAGTTGACGAAGTTTGTGAAGGCTTTTCTGCCATTCGTAAATCATGCCCTATTGGGCTTTGCTCCTCTAACGGATTGCTTACCCTCCCGCAGCTCAAGAAGCTCAAAGCGGCCGGTGTAACCCGCTATCACTGCAATCTGGAAACTTCGCGCCGCTTTTTTCCGTCTATCTGCTCCACTCATACTTACGATGAAAAATTACAAACCCTGCGCTGGGCAAAAGAGGCCGGTTTGCAACTTTGCAGCGGGGGAATTCTCGGGATGGGAGAGACCATGGAAGACCGTATTGATATGGCACTGACTCTGCGGGAATTAGGCGTCGATTCTGTTCCAATGAACGTATTAAATCCGATCCCGGGAACACCTTTGGAAAATTGTCCGGCACTCCCTTATGATGAGATTCGCCGTACAGCCGCAATTTTTCGCTTCCTGCTTCCTAAAAAACAAATTCGCATGGCGGGAGGCCGCGCTCTGTTTCCCGACAAAGGACTTGCCCTCATGGAAAGCGGCCTAAATGCCGCCATTTCCGGCGATATGCTGACTACTTACGGAATCAGCCCTAAAGATGATTTTTCCTTAGCCGAAAAAGCAGGTTATCACACGATCCTTTCATGA
- a CDS encoding MFS transporter produces MSKCCLRKKAPKEKNYAPAFFGAYFIYYSAYALFASYLVSYLSQRGFSAVTCGLITSLTLVANVVVQPISGYLTDTFLSVRDYLILSCIGLIVLCICNMVFGGQELVCFVLIVFSAGFAYPFGQLMDAWVNIVSHFSGTNLVYSRVRAFGSIGYALAATAVGAYFSIFGYGNYFLLQAIVFAGLIFFLQELPKLKPDNRAEGKSGDEGAALGFFESFRVSMKNPRYRACLLIFSLYWLSHRPVGSYLALFCGERGGTDQMFGWICGIGAVTEFVVLLWIARSRDLITLKQETTMTFFINLGRPALFLLPGIIPLFLGQIVQSVSFGLFYTISVECFSRAADPHIRSFSISVGLTVVTVIGTVTANLLGGFLFDKFGSIGNTVMSFGVSCIALLCFLKYKKVLFDTEKEGETER; encoded by the coding sequence ATGAGCAAGTGCTGTTTGCGAAAAAAAGCTCCAAAAGAGAAAAATTATGCACCGGCGTTTTTTGGAGCTTATTTTATTTATTATAGTGCATATGCGCTTTTTGCTTCCTATTTAGTTTCGTATCTTTCTCAGCGAGGCTTTTCTGCGGTGACCTGCGGCCTGATTACCAGCTTGACTTTGGTCGCTAATGTGGTGGTGCAGCCGATTTCCGGATATTTGACTGATACGTTTTTGTCGGTCAGGGATTATCTCATCCTTTCCTGCATCGGCTTGATTGTACTTTGTATCTGCAACATGGTGTTTGGGGGGCAGGAGCTTGTTTGCTTTGTTCTGATTGTTTTTTCCGCAGGATTTGCTTATCCGTTTGGTCAGCTGATGGATGCGTGGGTCAATATTGTCAGCCATTTTTCGGGGACGAATCTTGTTTACAGCAGGGTGCGCGCGTTCGGCTCGATTGGATATGCATTGGCTGCAACTGCGGTGGGCGCTTATTTCTCTATTTTTGGATATGGCAACTATTTTTTATTGCAGGCAATCGTTTTTGCAGGCTTAATTTTCTTTTTGCAGGAGCTCCCCAAGTTAAAGCCTGATAACCGAGCGGAGGGAAAATCCGGGGACGAGGGGGCTGCCCTGGGATTCTTTGAGTCTTTTCGTGTTTCAATGAAAAATCCGCGCTATCGAGCTTGCCTTCTCATTTTTAGTCTTTATTGGCTCAGCCATCGCCCAGTGGGCAGCTATCTTGCTTTATTCTGTGGGGAACGCGGCGGAACGGACCAAATGTTTGGATGGATTTGTGGGATTGGTGCGGTAACAGAATTTGTGGTTTTGCTTTGGATTGCGCGCTCACGGGACCTGATCACTTTAAAACAGGAAACTACGATGACTTTTTTTATCAATCTGGGTCGGCCGGCTTTGTTTTTGCTCCCTGGAATCATTCCGCTTTTTCTGGGACAAATTGTGCAGTCAGTAAGCTTTGGCCTTTTCTATACAATTAGTGTAGAGTGTTTTTCCAGAGCGGCAGATCCTCATATCCGCAGTTTTTCCATTTCTGTAGGATTGACGGTGGTCACCGTTATTGGCACCGTTACGGCGAACCTTTTGGGCGGATTTTTATTTGATAAGTTTGGGTCTATTGGGAATACTGTGATGAGTTTTGGGGTTTCCTGTATTGCGCTGCTTTGCTTTTTAAAATACAAAAAAGTCTTGTTTGATACGGAAAAAGAGGGAGAGACAGAGCGGTAA
- a CDS encoding DUF6442 family protein — translation MKKEEILKKSRLEDCDEGKEYIEGRGRYYGEIVFIILAAILMIYNLFRGHTNHQVFTLFWGFLAAEGFGKYRTGKSKGELIVTICAAVASICYLILSIMSPTP, via the coding sequence ATGAAGAAGGAAGAAATTCTAAAAAAGAGTCGGTTGGAAGATTGCGATGAGGGCAAGGAGTATATAGAAGGACGCGGCAGATATTACGGAGAGATTGTTTTTATCATTTTAGCAGCCATTTTGATGATTTATAATTTATTTCGTGGACATACCAACCATCAAGTTTTTACATTGTTCTGGGGATTTTTAGCTGCGGAAGGGTTTGGTAAATACCGGACGGGAAAATCAAAAGGAGAATTAATTGTAACGATTTGTGCTGCTGTTGCGTCAATTTGCTATCTGATTTTATCAATTATGTCACCGACACCTTGA
- a CDS encoding DUF6442 family protein: MNRDKVLEKVQDEKKHHPDEREMQIMQKGSGISVFCMLVFALILMVVKICTNQPWYDLYSLMFVSIASIHFYKGIKLKEKHELAYGILFGALALLALGSAIYEYLTMG; the protein is encoded by the coding sequence ATGAACCGCGATAAAGTTTTAGAAAAAGTGCAAGATGAAAAAAAACATCATCCTGACGAAAGAGAAATGCAGATTATGCAGAAAGGAAGCGGAATTTCAGTTTTTTGCATGCTGGTTTTTGCGTTGATTTTGATGGTTGTCAAGATTTGCACCAATCAGCCTTGGTATGATCTATACAGTCTCATGTTTGTCAGCATAGCTTCCATTCATTTTTATAAAGGAATTAAATTAAAAGAAAAACATGAGCTGGCATATGGAATTTTATTTGGCGCACTGGCACTTTTGGCGCTTGGGTCTGCCATCTATGAATATTTGACAATGGGGTAA
- a CDS encoding helix-turn-helix transcriptional regulator, with translation MKEELVLKNHLKAARAKKNLSQSELAEMVGVSRQTISSIETGQFSPTAKLALVLCVALDVKFEDLFYF, from the coding sequence TTGAAAGAAGAACTTGTTTTAAAAAATCATTTAAAGGCAGCGCGTGCGAAAAAGAATCTATCTCAGAGTGAACTTGCCGAGATGGTGGGCGTTTCGAGACAAACGATCAGCTCCATTGAGACCGGACAATTTAGTCCTACCGCAAAACTTGCGCTGGTTCTCTGTGTTGCATTGGACGTAAAATTTGAAGATCTGTTTTATTTTTAG
- the sleB gene encoding spore cortex-lytic enzyme — protein sequence MKGYGMFFWRLLVILLVNLLAITLLIGHSGTTAVLSQQGSRGDEVVKIQTVLQNQGLYSGNVDGIYGSNTKNAVIKFQKINGLTADGVAGKNTLNAMGIGGGGQSANTGAAGGYSSNDVALLAKVISAESRGEPYEGQVAVGAVILNRIEHPSFPNTLAGVIYQPGAFSCLNDGQIDAPVSDSAYRAARDAINGWDPSGGAVYYYNPKKSTSQWIFSRPVITIIGDHRFCS from the coding sequence ATGAAAGGATATGGTATGTTTTTTTGGAGGCTGCTTGTTATTTTGCTTGTAAACTTACTGGCAATCACGCTTTTGATTGGACACAGCGGTACAACAGCAGTACTTTCTCAACAAGGCAGCCGCGGAGACGAAGTCGTAAAAATTCAAACCGTATTACAGAATCAAGGGCTTTACTCCGGAAACGTCGACGGCATTTATGGCAGCAATACAAAAAATGCAGTGATCAAATTTCAAAAAATCAATGGTCTTACTGCAGATGGTGTTGCAGGCAAAAACACATTGAACGCCATGGGCATCGGTGGAGGCGGCCAAAGTGCAAATACGGGTGCTGCCGGCGGATATTCGAGCAACGATGTTGCTCTTCTCGCAAAAGTTATTTCCGCAGAATCGCGCGGTGAACCTTATGAAGGGCAAGTTGCCGTAGGAGCTGTCATCTTAAATCGAATTGAGCATCCCAGCTTTCCTAATACACTTGCCGGTGTTATTTACCAGCCAGGCGCTTTCAGTTGTTTAAACGACGGCCAAATTGATGCTCCTGTTTCCGATTCTGCCTATCGTGCTGCTCGAGATGCAATCAATGGTTGGGATCCTTCCGGCGGTGCAGTCTATTATTATAACCCAAAAAAGAGCACTAGTCAGTGGATTTTTTCCCGTCCGGTCATTACAATTATTGGCGACCACCGATTCTGCTCTTAA
- a CDS encoding biotin transporter BioY encodes MKIKNHTYLMVVSGLCVALTAVCAQLIVILPFTPVQITLSVCAVYMTGVLLPKRWAVYSQLAYILLGGIGIPIFGKFSGGLGVLAGPTGGYILVYPIMALIVAAILEKFSERNPLHYMLAMFISLVVCYIGGSIWFCFVAHVDLMKSLSLTVLPFVPFDLVKIVFCGFLAQALIKALSKQKQLFA; translated from the coding sequence ATGAAAATCAAGAATCACACTTATCTGATGGTGGTATCAGGGCTTTGCGTCGCTCTAACGGCTGTATGTGCACAGCTGATCGTAATTTTGCCATTCACTCCAGTACAGATCACATTATCTGTCTGTGCCGTTTACATGACGGGTGTTCTTTTGCCAAAGCGCTGGGCTGTTTATTCTCAGCTCGCTTATATTTTGCTCGGTGGAATTGGAATCCCGATTTTCGGAAAATTTTCTGGTGGATTAGGCGTTCTGGCAGGTCCAACCGGAGGTTATATTTTGGTTTATCCAATTATGGCGTTGATCGTTGCGGCAATCTTGGAAAAATTCTCAGAGCGCAATCCGCTTCACTATATGCTGGCAATGTTTATTTCTCTGGTCGTCTGCTACATAGGCGGCTCTATCTGGTTCTGCTTTGTAGCCCATGTTGATCTGATGAAATCATTGAGCCTAACTGTTTTGCCATTTGTTCCGTTTGATTTGGTTAAAATTGTTTTCTGCGGATTTTTGGCGCAGGCGTTAATAAAAGCTCTTTCTAAACAAAAACAACTATTTGCTTGA
- a CDS encoding ABC transporter ATP-binding protein, translating into MLEVSHLTKQYKKLKANDDISFTVYPGEIAVLIGPNGAGKSTAIKCIAGLLRFHGNITVCGNPNKSTEAKKCFGYIPELPAPIEMLTVEEHMEFIGRAYRVENWKEKTDHLLERLELSDKRQKLGKELSKGMQQKLSIACALLPSPKVILLDEPLIGLDPHAIKELKMMMQELKQTGCTILVSTHMLDSVSELWDRALIMMNGKIAAIRTRKEVEESGENLEETFFQITEGNPQGPQEDEEEEA; encoded by the coding sequence ATGCTTGAAGTATCACATTTGACAAAACAGTACAAAAAGTTAAAGGCAAACGATGACATTTCATTTACGGTCTATCCGGGGGAAATTGCAGTTTTGATCGGGCCAAACGGTGCAGGAAAAAGTACGGCAATTAAATGTATTGCAGGACTTTTGCGGTTTCATGGGAATATTACCGTTTGTGGAAATCCAAATAAAAGCACAGAGGCAAAGAAATGTTTTGGATATATTCCGGAGTTACCCGCCCCTATTGAAATGCTTACGGTAGAGGAGCATATGGAATTTATCGGCAGGGCATACCGGGTGGAAAATTGGAAAGAGAAAACAGATCATTTGTTGGAACGGCTTGAGCTTTCCGATAAACGGCAAAAATTAGGCAAGGAACTTTCGAAAGGCATGCAGCAAAAGCTTTCGATTGCCTGTGCGCTGCTGCCGAGTCCAAAAGTGATTTTGCTTGATGAACCACTGATTGGACTTGATCCGCATGCCATCAAAGAGCTCAAAATGATGATGCAAGAATTAAAACAGACAGGTTGTACCATCTTAGTCTCTACGCATATGCTGGACAGCGTTTCAGAACTTTGGGACCGTGCATTAATTATGATGAATGGAAAAATTGCAGCAATCCGCACTCGAAAAGAAGTCGAAGAGAGCGGAGAAAATTTGGAAGAGACATTTTTTCAAATTACGGAAGGAAATCCTCAGGGGCCGCAGGAAGACGAGGAGGAAGAAGCATGA
- the aroF gene encoding 3-deoxy-7-phosphoheptulonate synthase, giving the protein MIILMKKGCTNDQVQKVIAVLKNKGLGANLSTGSQATIIGVLGDKSRLETENLELMDGVEKCVPIMHSYKLASREMVPEGRKVKIKNVIIGGKELVMMAGPCAVESEQQIIAAAQGVKKAGAQFLRGGAYKPRTSPYAFQGLEDEGYRLLREAADETDLLVISEVTDYEQIEVAGKYCDMLQVGARNMQNFRLLRELGRSGLPVLLKRGMASTIEEWLDAAEYILSEGNSNVVLCERGIRTFETATRNTLDVSAVPVVKERSSLPIIIDPSHAAGKQRYVEPLALAGVAAGADGLIVEVHPEPKKAMSDAAQQLTFEQYAALFQHAAKVAEAIGRTL; this is encoded by the coding sequence ATGATTATTTTAATGAAAAAGGGCTGCACGAATGATCAAGTTCAAAAAGTAATTGCAGTTTTAAAAAACAAAGGGTTGGGAGCAAACCTTTCTACCGGAAGTCAGGCAACTATTATTGGTGTTCTTGGAGATAAAAGTCGCTTGGAGACTGAAAATCTGGAATTGATGGACGGAGTAGAAAAATGTGTGCCGATTATGCATAGCTATAAGCTTGCAAGTCGTGAGATGGTTCCGGAAGGACGTAAAGTAAAGATAAAAAATGTAATCATTGGCGGAAAAGAGCTAGTCATGATGGCAGGTCCCTGTGCAGTGGAAAGTGAACAGCAGATTATAGCGGCAGCACAGGGCGTTAAAAAAGCTGGTGCACAATTTCTGCGCGGCGGTGCATATAAGCCAAGAACAAGCCCATATGCTTTTCAGGGGCTGGAAGATGAAGGATATCGCCTTCTTCGTGAAGCTGCAGATGAAACGGATCTTCTTGTAATCAGTGAAGTAACCGATTACGAACAAATTGAAGTTGCGGGAAAATATTGCGATATGCTGCAGGTGGGGGCCCGGAATATGCAGAATTTTCGTCTTTTGCGGGAACTTGGACGCAGTGGGCTGCCGGTACTTTTAAAGCGTGGGATGGCCTCTACGATCGAAGAGTGGCTGGATGCCGCCGAGTATATTCTGAGTGAAGGCAATTCAAATGTCGTTCTCTGTGAACGTGGAATTCGTACGTTTGAGACAGCTACCCGCAATACATTGGATGTCTCTGCCGTGCCGGTAGTGAAAGAGCGCAGCAGCTTGCCAATTATCATAGATCCTTCTCATGCGGCCGGCAAGCAGCGCTATGTGGAGCCTTTGGCTTTAGCCGGTGTTGCTGCGGGAGCGGATGGATTGATTGTAGAAGTACATCCTGAACCCAAAAAAGCGATGAGCGATGCGGCGCAGCAGCTGACTTTTGAACAGTATGCAGCACTTTTTCAGCATGCTGCGAAAGTGGCCGAAGCGATTGGACGGACCCTTTAA
- a CDS encoding IMP dehydrogenase, which produces MAIFYDEPSHTFDEYLLIPGYSSSKCIPSEVSLRTAVTKYRKGDGEKPAIVMNIPMVSAIMQSVSGDRLAVALAKEGGISFIYGSQSVESEAAMVARVKAYKAGFVISDSNIQPDKTLSDILELKKKTGHSTVAVTSDGTANGKLLGIVSSRDYRLSRMSLDIKVSDFMTPIEKIISAPKGATLSECNDIIWDHKLNSLPVIDDDGRLCYMVFRKDYSEHKENVNELLDEKKRYVVGAGINTRDYKERIPALLEAGADIFCIDSSEGFSEWQKMTIEWVRENYGDSVKIGAGNVVDKDGFRFLAECGADFVKIGIGGGSICITRETKGIGRGQATAIIEVAKARDEYYRETGVYVPICSDGGIVYDHHITLALAMGADFVMLGRYFSRFDESPTNKVNVNGTYMKEYWGEGSNRARNWQRYDLGGDKKLSFEEGVDSYVAYAGPLKDNVATTLSKVKSTMCNCGALTIPELQEKAKLTLVSATSIVEGGAHDVILKDQTNINHQR; this is translated from the coding sequence ATGGCGATCTTTTATGATGAACCTTCCCATACTTTCGACGAATATCTTTTAATTCCCGGATATTCTTCTTCAAAGTGTATTCCGAGCGAAGTGAGTCTTCGTACAGCGGTGACAAAGTACCGTAAGGGAGATGGGGAGAAGCCTGCAATCGTCATGAATATCCCCATGGTATCAGCAATTATGCAGTCTGTTTCTGGAGATCGGCTGGCGGTTGCTCTGGCAAAAGAGGGCGGCATTTCTTTTATTTACGGTTCTCAGTCGGTTGAGTCCGAAGCGGCAATGGTTGCACGAGTAAAGGCGTATAAAGCGGGATTTGTGATCAGCGACTCCAATATTCAGCCGGACAAGACCCTTTCGGATATTCTGGAGCTAAAGAAAAAGACCGGACATTCCACGGTAGCGGTTACTTCTGACGGAACTGCTAACGGTAAGCTTTTGGGGATCGTTTCGAGCCGTGACTATCGCTTGAGCCGTATGAGCCTTGATATTAAGGTCAGCGACTTTATGACGCCGATTGAAAAAATTATTTCTGCTCCAAAAGGCGCGACTCTTTCGGAGTGCAATGATATCATTTGGGACCATAAGCTCAATTCTCTGCCGGTAATTGATGATGACGGCCGTTTGTGCTATATGGTTTTCCGCAAAGATTATTCAGAGCATAAGGAAAATGTCAACGAGCTGTTGGATGAGAAAAAGCGTTATGTAGTCGGTGCCGGGATCAATACCAGAGATTATAAGGAGCGGATTCCAGCACTTTTGGAAGCTGGAGCGGATATCTTTTGTATCGATTCTTCCGAAGGCTTCTCTGAATGGCAGAAGATGACCATCGAATGGGTACGCGAAAATTACGGAGACAGCGTTAAGATTGGCGCCGGAAATGTAGTTGATAAAGACGGCTTCCGCTTCTTAGCAGAATGCGGAGCGGATTTTGTGAAGATCGGAATCGGCGGCGGGTCTATTTGTATCACACGTGAGACAAAAGGTATTGGCCGCGGACAGGCGACCGCAATTATCGAAGTTGCAAAGGCACGGGACGAATATTACCGTGAGACTGGAGTTTATGTCCCGATTTGTTCCGACGGTGGAATCGTTTATGATCATCATATTACTTTGGCGCTTGCGATGGGTGCTGATTTTGTGATGCTGGGACGTTATTTCTCCCGCTTCGATGAATCCCCGACCAATAAAGTGAACGTAAATGGGACTTATATGAAAGAGTATTGGGGTGAAGGCAGCAACCGTGCCCGCAACTGGCAGCGGTATGACCTTGGCGGCGACAAGAAGCTTTCGTTTGAAGAAGGCGTTGATTCTTATGTTGCTTATGCTGGCCCGCTTAAAGATAACGTGGCCACAACGCTTAGCAAAGTGAAGTCTACAATGTGTAACTGCGGTGCGCTGACGATTCCGGAATTGCAGGAGAAAGCAAAGCTGACACTCGTTTCTGCAACCAGTATCGTAGAGGGCGGCGCTCACGATGTTATTTTGAAAGACCAGACCAATATCAATCACCAGAGATAA
- a CDS encoding putative ABC exporter domain-containing protein, whose translation MNAIGYLMRKEIKNGFKELLHKPAKLVLYIVITAFFVVMLVEGAFSASARQHAMDIRYLQAGYLALLIFFLCSNLYTGLQRGATFFSMSDVNYLFVSPLSSKRILIYGLIKQMGSTIITMLFLVCYSATLMQNFSISTVDMLLMIFGVMLVAFSAQVLSLLLYSVTNQDDRKVQIARGFITMIPVCAVLVLLFAYWQSGFSLDAMLTAMAGPQIEWIPIAGWVKGAIFALIGKNFFHALILIGVFVLALLGIIIAFIKSDADYYEDVLDMTEHNYAIQRAAKSGRTSANAALRSRKVRVNKTGLNGGWGASTFFYKHLLEMRRKDRLPFVGKSTVACLAICLVVSKIIQINFAAEEDMSSGTLMMICLIIAGYVEYFMQVSGPWTLELVKPYIYLVPEKPFKKLLWAVLTSIIKPFVDAVILFTIMCAVLRGNPLTAISCALCLGTLGMAFISVSVLSERLFGRVQNKGLIVIFYLLVLMIIVLPGVIASGYLVSEVLPQIPGWVCGLPAILWNALVSIGIFAACRNILENTEMEL comes from the coding sequence ATGAATGCCATTGGATACCTAATGCGCAAAGAGATCAAAAATGGCTTCAAAGAATTGCTGCATAAGCCGGCAAAACTGGTTTTATACATAGTGATTACAGCGTTCTTTGTGGTCATGCTGGTAGAAGGGGCATTTTCGGCGTCAGCACGTCAGCATGCAATGGATATTCGTTATTTGCAGGCTGGCTACCTAGCCCTTTTAATTTTCTTTTTGTGTAGTAATCTTTACACTGGTTTGCAGCGGGGAGCAACCTTTTTTTCGATGAGCGATGTCAACTATTTGTTTGTTTCGCCATTGAGTTCAAAGCGAATTTTGATTTATGGGTTGATTAAACAAATGGGCAGCACAATTATTACGATGCTGTTTTTGGTTTGTTATTCTGCAACGCTAATGCAGAACTTTTCAATTTCTACAGTCGATATGTTGTTGATGATTTTCGGTGTAATGTTAGTGGCGTTTAGTGCGCAGGTACTGTCACTGCTGCTTTATAGTGTGACCAATCAAGATGACCGTAAAGTACAGATTGCGCGGGGATTTATTACGATGATTCCGGTTTGTGCAGTGTTGGTCTTGCTCTTTGCTTATTGGCAGAGCGGATTTTCACTGGATGCTATGCTCACAGCAATGGCAGGTCCACAAATAGAATGGATTCCGATAGCAGGCTGGGTCAAAGGCGCAATTTTTGCATTGATTGGAAAGAATTTTTTTCATGCGTTGATTTTGATCGGTGTTTTTGTACTGGCTTTGCTAGGAATTATTATCGCGTTTATTAAAAGTGATGCAGATTATTACGAAGACGTGCTCGATATGACCGAGCATAATTATGCGATTCAGCGTGCAGCAAAATCAGGGCGTACTTCTGCTAATGCTGCTTTGCGCAGCCGAAAAGTTCGTGTCAATAAAACCGGTCTCAATGGCGGTTGGGGAGCAAGCACCTTTTTTTATAAGCATCTTTTAGAAATGCGCCGCAAGGATAGATTGCCTTTTGTCGGAAAATCAACCGTTGCCTGCTTGGCAATTTGTCTTGTAGTCAGCAAAATCATTCAGATAAATTTTGCCGCAGAAGAAGATATGTCGTCCGGGACATTAATGATGATCTGCTTGATTATCGCGGGATATGTGGAATATTTTATGCAGGTTTCCGGCCCTTGGACTTTGGAACTTGTAAAGCCATATATTTATTTGGTGCCGGAAAAACCATTTAAAAAACTTCTTTGGGCGGTGCTGACATCGATCATTAAACCGTTTGTAGATGCAGTGATCCTTTTTACCATAATGTGTGCTGTCCTTCGGGGCAATCCGCTTACTGCGATTTCTTGTGCACTCTGCCTGGGCACCTTGGGTATGGCCTTTATTTCTGTTTCTGTTTTGTCTGAGCGCCTTTTTGGGCGTGTGCAAAATAAGGGCTTGATCGTGATCTTTTATTTGCTGGTCTTGATGATTATTGTTTTGCCGGGGGTTATTGCCAGCGGATATCTTGTATCAGAGGTTCTTCCCCAAATCCCAGGTTGGGTTTGTGGGCTGCCTGCAATTCTTTGGAATGCTCTTGTGAGTATTGGTATTTTTGCCGCTTGCAGAAACATTTTGGAGAATACAGAGATGGAACTTTAA